The following are encoded in a window of Fluviibacter phosphoraccumulans genomic DNA:
- the lpxA gene encoding acyl-ACP--UDP-N-acetylglucosamine O-acyltransferase, whose protein sequence is MVNIHPSALVHPKAQLGIGVSVGAFTIIGEHVTVGDGTSIGSHCVIEGHTQIGRDNKIHHYAALGGVPQDKKYNGEPTRLEIGDRNTIREFVSFNVGTAQDKGVTSIGSDNWVMGYVHIAHDCRVGNQTILASNAQLAGHCEVGDWAILGGHTGYHQFVRIGAHAMIGGGSMLVQDVPPFVMAQGYPTIPRGINAEGLKRRGFTSEAINAIKQAYRTIYKSGLSLDEARLKLDELQKSAPEVGILNEFLASSQRGIIR, encoded by the coding sequence ATGGTCAATATTCACCCGAGTGCACTCGTTCACCCGAAGGCCCAATTGGGCATTGGTGTGAGCGTTGGCGCATTCACGATCATTGGTGAGCATGTCACCGTGGGTGATGGCACCAGCATTGGTTCTCATTGTGTTATCGAAGGCCATACCCAAATCGGCCGTGATAACAAGATTCATCACTATGCCGCGCTCGGTGGCGTTCCGCAGGACAAGAAATACAATGGTGAGCCGACGCGTCTGGAGATTGGCGACCGTAACACCATCCGTGAGTTTGTCAGCTTTAATGTAGGTACGGCGCAGGATAAGGGGGTTACGTCCATCGGCTCTGATAACTGGGTGATGGGCTATGTGCACATTGCGCATGATTGCCGCGTTGGCAACCAGACTATTCTGGCCAGTAATGCGCAGTTAGCAGGACATTGCGAAGTGGGCGACTGGGCGATCCTCGGCGGGCATACCGGGTATCATCAGTTCGTACGGATTGGTGCGCACGCCATGATTGGTGGTGGCTCCATGCTGGTTCAGGACGTGCCGCCGTTTGTGATGGCGCAGGGTTACCCGACGATTCCGCGTGGGATCAATGCCGAGGGCCTCAAGCGTCGTGGTTTTACCTCTGAGGCCATTAATGCCATCAAGCAGGCTTACCGTACGATTTACAAATCGGGTTTGAGTCTGGATGAAGCTCGTCTTAAACTGGACGAATTGCAGAAGTCGGCGCCGGAAGTTGGGATCCTGAATGAGTTTCTGGCATCGTCACAGCGCGGCATCATTCGTTGA
- the bamA gene encoding outer membrane protein assembly factor BamA: MSLKRNHPKNSRFTKQRLIAACFGSWLSLVSIGEVYAQQQNQVEAFKPFVVRDIRVEGLQRTEPGTVFTYLPIKVGETVDAQKITEALRALYATGFFKDVRIEAEGQDLIVTIAERPAIASITFEGLKEFEKEVVLKALKEVGLADSRIFDRSLLERAEQELKRQYLSRGKYAVQITTTVTPLERNRVAINFSIIEGETAKIREINIIGAKAYPESELLDLFELTTPTWMSWYTKSDQYSRQKLTADLEKLRSFYQDRGYLDYAIDSTQVSISPNKENIYLTITQSEGNRYLISSVKAVGEFIVPEEEIRKLIKIAPGQDFSRAKVNETIKAITERLGKEGYAFANVNAAPDVNREKRLVGFTLFVDPGRRVYVRKVNITGNVKSRDEVVRQDTRQIEGGWYDADKIKLSRERLMRTDFFKQVDIQTPPVPGTNDQVDANVNVEEKSTGSFQIGAGFSSYEKLTLSGSISQNNLFGSGKNATLAVNTSKINTLYSLSYTDPYYTVNGVSIGYDAYYKTFNSASLDWLSTYKTLSGGGGIRFGYPLSETSSMNLGFTIDSTNINLSGASTTTLTDSAGTYTYPNVPYNIYNFTQKYGSTNTSLISSAGWRLNSFDSNIMPTKGNRFAVGGEVGSPPGSIAYYKLSYQQQHFVPLTPKNKLIAMANINLGYGQGIGDKVYPFYKNYYGGGIGSVRGYKPGTVGPQATNPNGSTSYIGGNEIATGNFEFQGPFPGLGDTMRWNVFYDVGYVGATGSAAPGCYPGMTCNPTNNTVATSVGLGMSWVSPVGPLKFSLGYPVGAGPGAQKQPFQFTMGSAF; this comes from the coding sequence ATGTCCTTGAAGCGTAATCACCCTAAAAATTCGCGATTCACGAAGCAGCGCCTCATTGCCGCTTGTTTTGGTAGTTGGCTTTCACTGGTTTCAATCGGTGAGGTCTACGCGCAACAGCAAAATCAGGTCGAGGCATTCAAACCTTTTGTGGTGCGTGATATCCGCGTTGAGGGATTGCAGCGTACAGAACCGGGTACGGTGTTCACCTATTTGCCGATCAAGGTTGGCGAAACCGTGGATGCCCAGAAAATCACCGAGGCCTTACGTGCGTTGTATGCAACCGGTTTTTTTAAGGATGTGCGTATCGAAGCTGAAGGCCAGGATTTAATCGTAACCATTGCTGAAAGACCGGCGATTGCTTCGATTACGTTTGAAGGTCTGAAAGAGTTCGAGAAGGAAGTTGTCCTCAAGGCATTAAAAGAAGTCGGACTTGCCGACTCTCGTATTTTTGACCGTTCACTACTGGAACGTGCCGAGCAAGAGCTCAAGCGCCAATACCTGTCACGCGGTAAATACGCAGTTCAGATTACCACCACGGTGACACCCCTGGAGCGTAACCGGGTAGCCATTAACTTTTCGATTATCGAAGGCGAAACGGCCAAGATTCGCGAAATCAATATTATTGGTGCTAAAGCCTACCCGGAAAGCGAGTTGTTGGATCTGTTTGAACTGACGACCCCCACCTGGATGTCCTGGTACACCAAGAGTGACCAATACTCCCGTCAGAAGTTGACGGCAGACCTGGAAAAGCTGCGTTCTTTCTATCAGGATCGTGGCTATCTGGATTACGCGATTGACTCAACGCAGGTGTCGATCAGCCCGAATAAGGAAAATATTTACCTGACCATTACGCAGAGCGAAGGTAATCGTTACCTGATCAGCAGCGTGAAAGCGGTCGGTGAATTTATCGTTCCGGAAGAAGAAATCCGCAAACTGATCAAGATTGCACCGGGGCAGGACTTCTCCCGCGCAAAAGTCAACGAGACGATCAAGGCAATTACTGAACGTTTGGGTAAAGAGGGCTACGCGTTTGCGAACGTCAACGCCGCGCCCGACGTCAATCGCGAGAAGCGTCTGGTCGGTTTTACACTCTTTGTCGATCCGGGCCGTCGGGTCTATGTGCGCAAGGTCAACATTACCGGCAACGTGAAGTCTCGTGATGAAGTCGTACGTCAGGATACGCGACAGATTGAGGGAGGCTGGTATGACGCTGACAAGATCAAATTGTCGCGTGAGCGCTTGATGCGCACCGACTTCTTTAAACAGGTGGATATTCAGACACCACCCGTGCCCGGTACCAATGATCAAGTGGATGCCAACGTGAACGTGGAAGAAAAGTCCACGGGTAGCTTCCAGATTGGTGCGGGTTTCTCCAGTTATGAAAAGCTAACGCTATCCGGCTCGATTAGCCAGAACAACTTGTTCGGTAGCGGCAAAAATGCCACGCTGGCCGTCAATACCAGCAAGATTAATACGCTTTACAGTTTGTCTTACACTGACCCGTATTACACGGTGAACGGCGTCAGTATCGGTTACGACGCGTATTACAAAACCTTTAACTCGGCCTCGTTGGACTGGTTGTCTACGTATAAGACGTTATCTGGTGGTGGTGGTATCCGCTTTGGTTATCCGCTCAGTGAAACCAGTAGTATGAATCTGGGTTTTACGATCGATTCAACGAACATTAATCTGAGTGGTGCCAGTACAACAACGCTAACCGATTCAGCGGGTACCTATACATATCCGAACGTGCCTTATAACATCTATAACTTCACTCAGAAGTATGGGTCTACGAATACCTCACTGATCTCCAGTGCGGGTTGGCGGCTCAATTCTTTTGATTCGAACATCATGCCCACCAAGGGCAACCGTTTTGCGGTGGGTGGTGAAGTAGGTAGCCCGCCAGGCAGCATTGCCTATTACAAGTTGTCTTATCAGCAACAGCACTTTGTGCCGCTGACGCCGAAAAATAAATTGATTGCTATGGCCAACATTAACCTGGGTTACGGTCAGGGGATTGGTGACAAAGTCTATCCGTTCTATAAGAACTACTACGGTGGCGGTATTGGCTCTGTGCGTGGTTACAAGCCGGGTACGGTAGGTCCGCAGGCAACGAATCCTAACGGCAGCACTTCTTATATCGGTGGCAATGAGATCGCAACCGGTAACTTTGAATTCCAGGGGCCGTTTCCTGGCCTGGGCGACACGATGCGCTGGAATGTCTTCTATGACGTCGGTTATGTCGGGGCTACCGGTTCTGCAGCGCCAGGCTGCTACCCTGGTATGACCTGCAACCCGACTAACAATACTGTTGCTACGTCGGTCGGTTTAGGCATGTCCTGGGTGTCGCCAGTGGGTCCGCTCAAGTTTAGCCTCGGTTATCCTGTCGGCGCTGGTCCCGGTGCGCAAAAACAACCGTTCCAGTTTACGATGGGTAGTGCTTTCTAA
- a CDS encoding phosphatidate cytidylyltransferase produces MLVTRIKTAVVLFVLIFLVLFVLPGWTWIVFASLLAGLGFWEWLRLTPAPYTSPIARIVLALLLGNVLAALALAAPVFMMAWLTGISLLVGSVFWLLVVPLWLVKRWELRQPFVHFIVGLVLLVPAWCALVSLKSVPPEPWLLLATMAVPWIADIGAYFAGKQFGKRKLAPAISPGKTWEGVAGAAVCMMIYAIAMNQVGGIFTALSVPVLLLLLVLSVTGDLFESLMKRQAGIKDSSQLLPGHGGVLDRIDSQLSVLPVALLMIILAVGH; encoded by the coding sequence ATGTTAGTCACGCGTATTAAAACGGCTGTCGTACTCTTTGTTCTGATATTTCTGGTGTTGTTTGTATTGCCTGGCTGGACTTGGATTGTTTTTGCCTCATTGCTGGCAGGGCTTGGTTTCTGGGAATGGCTCAGATTGACCCCCGCGCCCTATACATCGCCCATCGCGCGCATTGTTTTGGCCTTGCTGCTAGGCAATGTGCTGGCCGCTTTGGCGCTGGCGGCCCCGGTATTCATGATGGCTTGGCTGACCGGCATTAGTTTGCTCGTGGGGAGTGTGTTCTGGTTGTTGGTGGTGCCACTATGGCTGGTTAAACGGTGGGAACTGCGTCAACCTTTTGTGCACTTTATCGTTGGCCTGGTGTTGCTGGTGCCAGCCTGGTGTGCCTTGGTGTCGCTCAAATCGGTGCCACCCGAACCGTGGTTGTTACTGGCGACCATGGCTGTGCCCTGGATCGCTGATATTGGCGCTTATTTTGCCGGTAAGCAGTTTGGTAAACGTAAGCTTGCCCCTGCCATCAGCCCGGGAAAAACCTGGGAAGGGGTGGCGGGTGCTGCTGTTTGTATGATGATTTACGCGATTGCGATGAATCAAGTGGGCGGCATCTTTACGGCGCTATCCGTGCCCGTGCTCTTACTGTTACTGGTGCTCTCAGTTACCGGCGATTTATTTGAGTCGCTGATGAAACGCCAAGCGGGCATTAAAGATAGCTCTCAACTGTTGCCGGGTCATGGCGGAGTCCTTGATCGCATTGATAGTCAGCTCTCGGTTTTGCCAGTCGCACTGCTGATGATTATTCTTGCCGTTGGTCATTAA
- the ispC gene encoding 1-deoxy-D-xylulose-5-phosphate reductoisomerase — protein sequence MQQRIVVLGSTGSIGQSTLDVIARHPDRYRVYALAALRQIDLLETQIDRFQPEVAVVVDPEAADLLKRRLADRGLCVDVQTGSDALVHLVQRPDVDTVMAAIVGAAGLPSALAAAEAGKRLLLANKEALVMAGPVFMNAVRQSGAVLLPIDSEHNAIFQSLPAAYSGNPQATGISHIVLTASGGPFRGYSRDQLATVTPAQAVSHPKWSMGKKISVDSASLMNKGLEVIEAHFLFGLPAEQIKVVVHPQSTIHSLVQYVDGSVLAELGEPDMRTPIAHALAWPERIASGVALLDLVACGQFDFAEPDLDAFPCLALAFEALKRGGSAPAVLNAANEIAVAAFLDNKIAFLDIPEVIRETLAAIPDTPLSGLDAVLAVDQRARLDAQSRVESRA from the coding sequence ATGCAACAACGCATTGTTGTTCTGGGATCAACGGGCTCCATAGGGCAGAGCACGCTGGATGTGATTGCACGTCATCCTGATCGCTATCGGGTCTATGCGCTTGCCGCGTTGCGCCAGATTGATTTGCTGGAAACGCAGATCGACAGGTTTCAGCCGGAAGTGGCTGTTGTCGTAGATCCAGAGGCGGCAGACCTTCTTAAACGGCGTCTCGCTGATCGCGGGCTGTGTGTTGATGTTCAAACGGGATCGGATGCGCTCGTGCATTTGGTACAACGCCCGGATGTCGATACCGTCATGGCTGCCATTGTGGGTGCGGCCGGCCTGCCGTCTGCCTTGGCGGCTGCTGAGGCGGGTAAACGACTGCTGTTAGCCAATAAAGAAGCGCTGGTTATGGCTGGCCCCGTATTTATGAATGCGGTTCGTCAGTCGGGAGCCGTGTTGCTGCCTATCGACAGTGAGCACAACGCCATTTTTCAATCGTTACCGGCTGCGTATAGTGGTAATCCGCAAGCGACAGGTATCAGTCATATTGTGTTGACGGCCTCCGGTGGTCCTTTTCGTGGGTACAGCCGGGACCAACTGGCCACGGTCACGCCTGCGCAGGCGGTCAGTCATCCGAAGTGGTCGATGGGGAAAAAGATCTCCGTGGATTCAGCCTCTTTAATGAACAAAGGGCTGGAAGTGATCGAAGCGCATTTCCTGTTTGGGTTGCCCGCAGAGCAGATCAAGGTGGTGGTGCATCCGCAGAGTACGATCCATTCATTGGTGCAATATGTGGATGGGTCTGTTCTGGCAGAATTGGGAGAGCCCGATATGCGGACCCCCATTGCACATGCACTGGCTTGGCCAGAGCGAATTGCTTCTGGGGTGGCTTTGCTCGATTTGGTGGCCTGTGGTCAATTTGATTTTGCAGAACCTGATCTTGATGCGTTTCCGTGCTTGGCGCTTGCCTTTGAAGCACTCAAACGTGGTGGTTCGGCACCTGCCGTGCTGAATGCGGCCAACGAAATTGCTGTGGCGGCTTTTCTGGATAACAAGATCGCCTTCCTGGATATCCCTGAAGTGATCAGAGAAACGCTAGCGGCCATTCCGGATACGCCGCTTTCTGGGCTTGATGCCGTGCTGGCAGTCGATCAACGGGCACGCCTTGATGCCCAATCACGTGTTGAAAGCCGCGCTTGA
- the rseP gene encoding RIP metalloprotease RseP translates to MNFLNSLWAFVVAIGLLVVIHELGHYLVMRWCGVRVLRFAFGFGKVLWSRTDKSGTEWALCLWPLGGYVKPLDTREETGLSNAERLAAFDTQSVGKRIAMVSAGPIANFLLAILLYWVVFLNGVSEWRPILAAPEPGTPAAVAGIHANDMVTRVDGDTVSSWSEAQWQLLQLISKDPVVSLAVVATEGGVPVAGAPDRGVEIRLPAEVPLGPTVLPDLGLKLAVPQLPPIVGQVQPESAAFAAGIQIGDRVLSVNGAPITAWGEFVKLIRAHPEQPLTLVIERQEQQTTLTLKPASVAEQGQTIGRAGISPEQGSALAAYKIHKTLGPGAAFGAAVAETYEKSRFTLVMMGQMIVGKASLDNLSGPISIASAAGQTARIGLEAFLRFLAIVSLSLGVINLLPLPLLDGGHLMYYFVEILTGKPISAERQALFQRFGVFLLGSLMFIAVFNDLQRLFNW, encoded by the coding sequence TTGAACTTTCTGAATTCTTTGTGGGCCTTTGTCGTCGCCATTGGTCTGCTCGTGGTGATTCACGAGCTGGGTCATTACCTGGTGATGCGTTGGTGCGGCGTACGCGTGCTGCGCTTTGCCTTTGGTTTTGGCAAAGTCTTATGGTCACGAACCGATAAATCCGGGACCGAGTGGGCCCTCTGTCTCTGGCCGTTGGGCGGATATGTGAAGCCGCTGGATACGCGTGAGGAAACTGGGCTTTCCAACGCAGAGCGTCTTGCCGCTTTTGATACGCAGTCCGTCGGTAAACGGATTGCTATGGTGTCTGCAGGACCGATCGCTAATTTTCTGTTGGCCATTCTGCTGTATTGGGTGGTGTTTCTGAACGGCGTGTCCGAATGGCGTCCGATTTTGGCGGCGCCTGAACCGGGCACCCCGGCGGCTGTTGCCGGTATTCATGCTAATGATATGGTTACGCGTGTCGATGGTGACACCGTCAGCAGTTGGTCTGAAGCCCAATGGCAGCTGTTGCAGTTGATCTCTAAAGATCCGGTCGTCAGCCTGGCGGTTGTAGCCACCGAGGGCGGCGTGCCGGTAGCGGGGGCGCCGGATCGTGGCGTCGAAATCCGCCTGCCTGCGGAGGTGCCGCTGGGGCCAACCGTGTTGCCCGATCTGGGTTTGAAATTGGCTGTGCCGCAGTTGCCACCTATTGTTGGTCAGGTGCAGCCGGAAAGTGCGGCGTTTGCTGCGGGCATCCAGATCGGTGACCGCGTGCTGAGTGTCAATGGCGCTCCCATTACGGCGTGGGGTGAATTCGTTAAGCTGATTCGTGCGCATCCTGAACAACCGTTGACGCTGGTCATCGAACGACAAGAGCAGCAAACAACCCTGACCCTGAAGCCCGCAAGCGTAGCAGAGCAGGGACAGACGATTGGCCGGGCGGGCATTTCTCCGGAGCAGGGCAGTGCCTTGGCCGCATATAAAATTCATAAAACGCTGGGGCCAGGTGCTGCGTTTGGCGCTGCCGTTGCAGAGACCTACGAAAAAAGTCGATTCACCCTGGTCATGATGGGCCAAATGATTGTCGGTAAGGCCTCGCTGGATAACCTGTCAGGGCCGATTAGTATTGCTTCGGCCGCTGGGCAAACTGCCCGCATTGGACTTGAAGCCTTTCTGCGCTTTCTGGCCATCGTCAGTCTTTCGCTGGGGGTCATTAACCTCTTGCCCTTGCCGCTCCTCGATGGGGGGCACTTGATGTATTATTTCGTTGAGATTCTGACCGGTAAACCTATTTCTGCCGAACGTCAGGCGTTGTTTCAGCGTTTTGGTGTATTTCTGCTCGGATCGCTGATGTTTATTGCAGTTTTCAACGACTTGCAGCGACTTTTTAACTGGTAA
- the fabZ gene encoding 3-hydroxyacyl-ACP dehydratase FabZ — protein sequence MQLNIHQIRKILPHRYPFLLVDRVEDIEFGKRIHAIKNVTVNEPCFTGHFPEYPVLPGVLIMEAMAQAAAILTFASASEEETLQSADDLYLFAGIDNARFKRPVMPGDRLELFAEMVANKRGIYKYKAVAKVDGLLVAEADLMCAHRKMGEA from the coding sequence ATGCAACTTAATATCCATCAGATTCGTAAAATCCTGCCGCACCGTTATCCCTTCCTGTTGGTTGATCGTGTAGAAGATATTGAATTCGGCAAGCGTATTCATGCCATCAAAAATGTCACGGTGAATGAGCCCTGTTTCACGGGCCATTTCCCCGAGTATCCGGTTTTGCCAGGCGTGCTGATTATGGAAGCCATGGCACAGGCTGCAGCCATTCTGACCTTTGCCTCTGCGTCTGAAGAAGAGACCTTGCAGTCTGCTGATGATTTGTATCTGTTTGCCGGTATTGATAACGCCCGTTTTAAACGCCCGGTGATGCCGGGTGATCGCTTAGAACTGTTTGCAGAAATGGTGGCGAATAAACGCGGCATTTACAAATACAAAGCCGTTGCCAAAGTAGATGGTTTGCTCGTTGCCGAAGCCGATCTGATGTGCGCACACCGTAAAATGGGCGAGGCCTGA
- the uppS gene encoding polyprenyl diphosphate synthase, giving the protein MDGNGRWAKRRLLPRVAGHRQGVEAVRSTVRRCLELGVAHLTLFAFSSENWRRPPDEVSLLMQLFMRALEQEVGKLNEHGIRLRIVGDRTRFAPELQVLIAEAEATTATNTRLTLHVCANYGGRWDIIQAVNRLVLAQPERAGEYTEQDLEPYLCFAGVPEPDLFIRTGGEERISNFLLWQLAYSELYFTSVLWPEFGETEFVSAIRSFQKRQRRFGQTGDQIEAAQRAALEGQSPKKESPSC; this is encoded by the coding sequence ATGGATGGTAATGGGCGATGGGCCAAGCGTCGTTTACTGCCGCGCGTTGCTGGGCACCGGCAAGGCGTAGAAGCCGTGCGCAGCACCGTCCGCCGTTGCCTTGAGCTGGGCGTGGCGCATCTCACCTTGTTTGCCTTTAGTTCAGAAAACTGGCGACGTCCGCCGGATGAAGTGTCGTTACTGATGCAACTGTTTATGCGTGCGCTCGAACAGGAAGTCGGTAAGCTGAACGAGCACGGTATCCGTTTGCGCATTGTCGGGGATCGTACCCGCTTTGCGCCTGAGTTGCAGGTGCTGATTGCCGAAGCTGAAGCCACCACGGCGACTAATACCCGACTGACGCTGCATGTTTGCGCTAATTATGGTGGGCGCTGGGACATTATTCAGGCGGTTAATCGCTTGGTTCTGGCTCAGCCAGAGCGCGCCGGAGAATATACCGAGCAGGATTTAGAGCCTTATCTGTGCTTTGCCGGTGTACCCGAACCGGATTTATTTATTCGCACAGGCGGGGAAGAGCGTATCTCCAACTTTTTGCTTTGGCAGTTGGCTTATTCTGAACTATATTTTACGAGTGTTCTGTGGCCTGAATTTGGTGAAACAGAGTTCGTTTCGGCCATACGATCATTTCAGAAACGACAGCGGCGCTTTGGTCAGACGGGTGACCAGATTGAAGCAGCGCAGCGCGCTGCGCTCGAGGGCCAAAGCCCTAAGAAGGAAAGCCCATCATGTTAG
- a CDS encoding OmpH family outer membrane protein: MNRLRSNRLLLAVLASAGLLVSSAGFATETKIGFVDMQRLFDQAPIAVKANKKLTVEFAKRELELQKLGKQIKSQQDTLEKSGSTMSETDRRNRERDLSDASREFQRKQREFREDLDVRRNEAMAVVIERANKALKQIAETEKYDLIIQDAVYFSPRIDITDKIIKALADDGKLPAQ, translated from the coding sequence ATGAATCGTTTACGCTCAAATCGTTTGCTATTAGCTGTGTTGGCCTCGGCCGGGCTGCTGGTTTCCAGTGCGGGTTTTGCTACTGAAACCAAGATTGGTTTTGTGGACATGCAGCGCCTTTTTGATCAGGCACCGATTGCCGTTAAAGCCAATAAAAAACTGACCGTAGAGTTTGCCAAGCGCGAGTTGGAGCTACAAAAACTCGGCAAGCAGATTAAGTCTCAGCAAGACACGCTCGAAAAGAGCGGGTCAACGATGTCCGAAACGGATCGTCGTAATCGAGAGCGTGATCTGTCGGATGCATCTCGCGAGTTTCAGCGTAAACAACGTGAGTTCCGAGAAGATTTGGACGTGCGGCGTAACGAGGCAATGGCTGTCGTGATTGAGCGCGCCAATAAAGCGCTGAAACAAATTGCCGAAACTGAAAAATACGATCTGATTATTCAGGATGCCGTCTACTTCAGCCCACGGATCGACATCACCGACAAAATTATCAAGGCGTTGGCTGATGACGGAAAGTTGCCGGCACAATGA
- the lpxD gene encoding UDP-3-O-(3-hydroxymyristoyl)glucosamine N-acyltransferase translates to MSKAGVTLSLADIQAKLGGQLVGDGSVQIEAIAPLAEATAGQISFLSQRKYAPLLATTQATALILPLEAAGHFPRPHVLTENPYLYFARVSQLLNPVTIPDPRIHPTAVISPTAKIGRNAVIHAGVVIGDEVTIGDDALIYPNVTIYHDCHIGDRVVIHAGVVIGADGFGNAKDGDVWIKIPQIGRVIMGDDVEVGANTCIDRGALDDTVIGNGVKIDDQIMIGHNCRIGNNTAIAACAGIAGSTIIGERCLVGGAAMFSGHIEITDDVQISGGSAIIKNIKKPGQYTGVFPSVPHADWLHIAANLRQLDGLSKKIQLLEAQIQALAQQKNGE, encoded by the coding sequence ATGAGTAAGGCCGGTGTAACTTTATCGCTGGCAGACATCCAGGCTAAGCTGGGTGGTCAGTTAGTGGGTGACGGGTCTGTACAGATTGAAGCGATTGCTCCACTGGCCGAGGCCACTGCAGGGCAGATCAGCTTTCTCTCGCAGCGCAAATATGCCCCGTTGCTAGCAACTACCCAAGCGACGGCACTGATCTTGCCGCTAGAGGCGGCTGGACATTTTCCGCGGCCGCATGTGCTGACGGAAAACCCCTATTTGTATTTTGCTCGGGTCAGTCAGCTGCTTAATCCAGTGACGATTCCCGATCCGCGCATACACCCAACGGCGGTTATTTCGCCGACTGCAAAAATTGGCCGCAATGCCGTCATTCACGCCGGGGTGGTGATTGGTGATGAGGTCACTATTGGTGACGATGCGCTGATTTACCCGAATGTCACTATCTATCACGATTGCCATATCGGTGATCGCGTGGTGATTCATGCCGGCGTGGTGATTGGGGCCGATGGTTTTGGTAATGCCAAAGATGGCGATGTCTGGATTAAGATTCCGCAAATTGGTCGGGTGATAATGGGTGACGATGTTGAAGTCGGTGCCAATACCTGTATTGATCGCGGCGCATTAGACGATACGGTGATCGGCAACGGCGTCAAGATCGACGATCAGATCATGATTGGTCACAATTGTCGCATTGGTAACAATACTGCCATTGCTGCCTGTGCCGGTATTGCCGGTAGCACCATCATTGGCGAGCGCTGCCTGGTCGGTGGTGCCGCCATGTTCTCGGGGCACATCGAAATTACTGATGATGTGCAGATTTCAGGTGGTAGCGCCATCATCAAGAACATCAAGAAGCCGGGGCAATATACCGGCGTCTTTCCAAGCGTTCCGCATGCCGATTGGTTGCATATCGCAGCAAACCTGCGTCAGCTGGACGGCCTCAGTAAAAAAATTCAATTGCTCGAAGCTCAGATTCAAGCACTAGCCCAACAAAAGAACGGGGAGTAA